A window from Rhinolophus sinicus isolate RSC01 linkage group LG18, ASM3656204v1, whole genome shotgun sequence encodes these proteins:
- the ATXN2L gene encoding ataxin-2-like protein isoform X6, whose protein sequence is MLKPQPPQQTSQPQQPPPTQQAVARRPPGGTSPPNGGLPAPLASTSAPPGPPAATSPCLGPAAAAGSGLRRGPEGILAPQPPPPQQQHPERPGAAAIGSARGQSTGKGPPQSPVFEGVYNNSRMLHFLTAVVGSTCDVKVKNGTTYEGIFKTLSSKFELAVDAVHRKASEPAGGPRREDIVDTMVFKPSDVMLVHFRNVDFNYATKDKFTDSAIAMNSKVNGEHKEKVLQRWEGGDSNSDDYDLESDMSNGWDPNEMFKFNEENYGVKTTYDSSLSSYTVPLEKDNSEEFRQRELRAAQLAREIESSPQYRLRIAMENDDGRTEEEKHSGVQRQGSGRESPSAVPREGKYIPLPQRVREGPRGGVRCSSSRGGRPGLSSLPPRGPHHLDNSSPGPGSETRGINGGPSRMSPKAQRPLRGAKTLSSPSSRPSGESSVPPAAPAAFPFLPVGRMYPPRSPKSAAPAPVSPSCPESPIGSAVPTSSASIPVTSSIVDPGVGSISPASPKISLASADVKELAAKEPGRTLESQELSRISGKVPGLQNEQKRFQLEELRKFGAQFKLQPSSSPETSLDPFPPRILKEEAKGKEKEVDGLLTSEAMGSPVSSKTESMLDTEDKPPLPAAGGTEGPEQPPAPCPSQTGSPPLGLKADDKDDGPVAEQVKKSTLNPNAKEFNPAKPLLSVNKSTSTPTSPGPRTHPTPSIPVLTAGQSGLYSPQYISYIPQIHMGPAVQAPQMYPYPVSNSVPGQQGKYRGAKGSLPPQRSDQHQPASAPPMMQAAAAAGPPLVAATPYSSYIPYNPQQFPGQPAMMQPMAHYPSQPVFAPMLQSSPRMLTSGSHPQAIVSSSTPQYPSAEQPTPQALYATVHQSYPHHATQLHAHQPQPATTPTGSQPQSQHAAPSPVQHQAGQAPHLGSGQPQQNLYHPGALTGTPPSLPPGPSAQSPQSSFPQPAAVYAIHAHQQLPHGFTNMAHVTQAHVQTGITAAPPPHPGAPHPPQVMLLHPPQSHGGPPQGAVPQSGVPALSASTPSPYPYIGHPQAPLPPPGELKIVLAAT, encoded by the exons ATGTTGAAGCCTCAGCCGCCACAACAGACCTCCCAGCCCCAGCAGCCGCCCCCCACGCAACAGGCCGTGGCCCGCCGGCCTCCTGGGGGCACCAGCCCTCCCAACGGCGGCCTCCCGGCGCCCCTAGCCTCCACCTCGGCTCCCCCAGGGCCTCCCGCGGCCACTTccccctgcctggggcctgcagccGCTGCCGGGAGCGGGCTCCGCCGGGGACCCGAGGGCATCTTGGCGCCTCAGCCCCCGCCACCGCAGCAGCAACATCCGGAGAGGCCAGGGGCAGCGGCCATCGGCAGCGCCAG GGGACAAAGCACAGGAAAGGGACCTCCACAGTCACCG GTGTTTGAGGGTGTCTACAACAATTCCAGAATGCTGCACTTCCTTACAGCTGTGGTG GGCTCCACTTGTGATGTAAAGGTGAAGAATGGTACCACCTATGAAGGTATCTTCAAGACTCTGAGCTCAAAG TTTGAACTAGCCGTGGATGCTGTGCACCGGAAAGCGTCTGAGCCAGCAGGTGGCCCTCGTCGGGAAGACATTGTGGACACCATGGTCTTTAAGCCGAGTGATGTCATGCTCGTCCACTTCCGAAATGTGGACTTCAATTACGCCACGAAAG ATAAGTTCACCGATTCGGCCATCGCCATGAACTCAAAGGTGAACGGGGAGCATAAAGAGAAGGTGCTTCAGCGCTGGGAGGGCGGCGACAGCAACAGCGACGACTACGACCTGGAGTCTGACATG TCCAATGGATGGGATCCCAATGAAATGTTCAAGTTCAACGAGGAGAATTACGGTGTGAAGACCACTTATGACAGCAGTCTCTCTTCTTACAC GGTGCCCTTAGAGAAGGACAACTCCGAGGAGTTTCGTCAGCGGGAGCTGCGTGCAGCCCAATTGGCTCGGGAGATTGAGTCGAGCCCCCAGTACCGCCTGCGGATCGCCATGGAGAACGATGATGGGCGCACTGAGGAAGAGAAGCACAGTGGGGTCCAGCGGCAGGGCTCGGGCCGGGAGAGTCCCAGCGCGGTGCCCAG GGAGGGAAAGTATATCCCTCTGCCCCAGCGAGTTCGGGAAGGTCCGCGGGGCGGAGTTCGGTGCAGTAGTTCTCGGGGCGGCCGGCCTGGCCTTAGCTCTTTGCCACCTCGTGGCCCTCACCATCTTGACAATAGCAGCCCTGGCCCTGGTTCTGAGACACGTGGTATCAACGGAG GCCCTTCCCGCATGTCCCCTAAGGCCCAGCGACCTCTGAGAGGTGCCAAGACTCTGTCTTCACCCAGCAGCAGGCCTTCTGGAGAATCTTCTGTTCCACCTGCTGCTCCTGCAG ctttcccttttcttccagtGGGCCGGATGTACCCCCCGCGCTCTCCCAAGTCGGCTGCCCCTGCCCCCGTCTCACCTTCCTGCCCTGAGTCTCCCATCGGCTCAGCAGTACCCACCTCTTCAGCTTCCATCCCTGTGACGTCATCAATTGTGGACCCTGGGGTAGGCTCCATTTCCCCAGCTTCTCCAAAGATCTCACTGGCCTCCGCAGATG TAAAAGAACTTGCAGCCAAGGAGCCTGGGAGGACTCTGGAGTCCCAGGAGCTGTCCCGGATATCTGGGAAGG TCCCTGGCCTTCAGAATGAACAGAAACGCTTTCAACTGGAAGAACTGAGAAAGTTTGGGGCGCAGTTTAAG CTTCAGCCCAGCAGCTCTCCTGAGACGAGCCTGGATCCTTTTCCTCCCCGGATCTTAAAGGAGGAGGccaaagggaaggagaaggaagttgATGGCCTGTTGACTTCAGAGGCCATGGGGTCCCCGGTCTCTTCCAAGACAGAGTCCATGTTGGATACGGAGGACAAGCCGCCTCTGCCAGCAGCGGGAGGCACGGAGGGGCCCGAGCAGCCCCCTGCCCCTTGCCCAAGCCAAACCGGCAGCCCCCCGCTGGGCCTCAAGGCCGATGACAAGGACGATGGCCCTGTTGCTGA acaAGTGAAGAAGTCAACGCTGAACCCCAACGCCAAGGAGTTCAACCCCGCGAAGCCTCTGCTGTCTGTG AATAAATCCACCAGCACTCCCACTTCTCCGGGGCCCCGGACACATCCAACCCCCTCCATCCCGGTGCTGACAGCAGGCCAGAGTGGGCTGTACAGCCCCCAGTACATTTCCTACATACCTCAGATCCACATGGGACCAGCTGTGCAG GCACCTCAGATGTATCCGTATCCTGTATCCAACTCAGTGCCTGGGCAGCAGGGCAAGTACCGGGGCGCCAAAG gctccCTGCCCCCCCAGCGCTCGGACCAACACCAGCCAGCCTCTGCCCCTCCAATGATGCAGGCCGCTGCCGCCGCCGGCCCGCCTCTGGTGGCCGCCACACCTTACTCTTCCTACATCCCCTACAACCCTCAGCAGTTCCCGGGCCAGCCCGCCATGATGCAGCCCATGGCCCACTACCCCTCACAG CCGGTGTTCGCCCCCATGCTTCAGAGCAGCCCCCGCATGCTGACGTCAGGGAGCCACCCGCAGGCTATCGTGTCGTCGTCCACCCCTCAGTACCCGTCTGCGGAGCAGCCCACCCCCCAGGCCCTGTACG CCACTGTTCACCAGTCCTATCCACACCATGCCACGCAGCTCCATGCCCACCAGCCGCAGCCGGCCACCACGCCGACTGGGAGCCAGCCACAGTCCCAGCATGCAGCCCCCAGTCCTGTCCAG CACCAGGCGGGGCAGGCCCCACACCTGGGCAGTGGACAGCCTCAGCAGAATCTGTACCACCCAGGGGCCCTGACAGGCACGCCGCCTTCTCTGCCACCGGGACCTTCTGCCCAGTCCCCTCAGAGCAGCTTCCCCCAACCAGCTGCTGTGTATGCCATCCATGCCCACCAGCAGCTGCCCCACGGCTTCACCAACATGGCCCATGTTACCCAG GCCCATGTCCAAACTGGAATCACAGCAGCCCCGCCCCCTCACCCTGGGGCTCCCCACCcgccccaggtgatgctgctgcatCCACCCCAGAGTCATGGGGGGCCCCCCCAAGGCGCGGTGCCCCAGAGTGGGGTGCCTGCACTCTCAGCTTCCACACCCTCACCCTACCCCTACATCGGACACCCCCAAG CTCCCCTTCCACCCCCCGGGGAACTGAAGATTGTCCTGGCCGCGACCTGA
- the ATXN2L gene encoding ataxin-2-like protein isoform X9, which produces MLKPQPPQQTSQPQQPPPTQQAVARRPPGGTSPPNGGLPAPLASTSAPPGPPAATSPCLGPAAAAGSGLRRGPEGILAPQPPPPQQQHPERPGAAAIGSARGQSTGKGPPQSPVFEGVYNNSRMLHFLTAVVGSTCDVKVKNGTTYEGIFKTLSSKFELAVDAVHRKASEPAGGPRREDIVDTMVFKPSDVMLVHFRNVDFNYATKDKFTDSAIAMNSKVNGEHKEKVLQRWEGGDSNSDDYDLESDMSNGWDPNEMFKFNEENYGVKTTYDSSLSSYTVPLEKDNSEEFRQRELRAAQLAREIESSPQYRLRIAMENDDGRTEEEKHSGVQRQGSGRESPSAVPREGKYIPLPQRVREGPRGGVRCSSSRGGRPGLSSLPPRGPHHLDNSSPGPGSETRGINGGPSRMSPKAQRPLRGAKTLSSPSSRPSGESSVPPAAPAVGRMYPPRSPKSAAPAPVSPSCPESPIGSAVPTSSASIPVTSSIVDPGVGSISPASPKISLASADVKELAAKEPGRTLESQELSRISGKVPGLQNEQKRFQLEELRKFGAQFKLQPSSSPETSLDPFPPRILKEEAKGKEKEVDGLLTSEAMGSPVSSKTESMLDTEDKPPLPAAGGTEGPEQPPAPCPSQTGSPPLGLKADDKDDGPVAEQVKKSTLNPNAKEFNPAKPLLSVNKSTSTPTSPGPRTHPTPSIPVLTAGQSGLYSPQYISYIPQIHMGPAVQAPQMYPYPVSNSVPGQQGKYRGAKGSLPPQRSDQHQPASAPPMMQAAAAAGPPLVAATPYSSYIPYNPQQFPGQPAMMQPMAHYPSQPVFAPMLQSSPRMLTSGSHPQAIVSSSTPQYPSAEQPTPQALYATVHQSYPHHATQLHAHQPQPATTPTGSQPQSQHAAPSPVQHQAGQAPHLGSGQPQQNLYHPGALTGTPPSLPPGPSAQSPQSSFPQPAAVYAIHAHQQLPHGFTNMAHVTQAHVQTGITAAPPPHPGAPHPPQVMLLHPPQSHGGPPQGAVPQSGVPALSASTPSPYPYIGHPQAPLPPPGELKIVLAAT; this is translated from the exons ATGTTGAAGCCTCAGCCGCCACAACAGACCTCCCAGCCCCAGCAGCCGCCCCCCACGCAACAGGCCGTGGCCCGCCGGCCTCCTGGGGGCACCAGCCCTCCCAACGGCGGCCTCCCGGCGCCCCTAGCCTCCACCTCGGCTCCCCCAGGGCCTCCCGCGGCCACTTccccctgcctggggcctgcagccGCTGCCGGGAGCGGGCTCCGCCGGGGACCCGAGGGCATCTTGGCGCCTCAGCCCCCGCCACCGCAGCAGCAACATCCGGAGAGGCCAGGGGCAGCGGCCATCGGCAGCGCCAG GGGACAAAGCACAGGAAAGGGACCTCCACAGTCACCG GTGTTTGAGGGTGTCTACAACAATTCCAGAATGCTGCACTTCCTTACAGCTGTGGTG GGCTCCACTTGTGATGTAAAGGTGAAGAATGGTACCACCTATGAAGGTATCTTCAAGACTCTGAGCTCAAAG TTTGAACTAGCCGTGGATGCTGTGCACCGGAAAGCGTCTGAGCCAGCAGGTGGCCCTCGTCGGGAAGACATTGTGGACACCATGGTCTTTAAGCCGAGTGATGTCATGCTCGTCCACTTCCGAAATGTGGACTTCAATTACGCCACGAAAG ATAAGTTCACCGATTCGGCCATCGCCATGAACTCAAAGGTGAACGGGGAGCATAAAGAGAAGGTGCTTCAGCGCTGGGAGGGCGGCGACAGCAACAGCGACGACTACGACCTGGAGTCTGACATG TCCAATGGATGGGATCCCAATGAAATGTTCAAGTTCAACGAGGAGAATTACGGTGTGAAGACCACTTATGACAGCAGTCTCTCTTCTTACAC GGTGCCCTTAGAGAAGGACAACTCCGAGGAGTTTCGTCAGCGGGAGCTGCGTGCAGCCCAATTGGCTCGGGAGATTGAGTCGAGCCCCCAGTACCGCCTGCGGATCGCCATGGAGAACGATGATGGGCGCACTGAGGAAGAGAAGCACAGTGGGGTCCAGCGGCAGGGCTCGGGCCGGGAGAGTCCCAGCGCGGTGCCCAG GGAGGGAAAGTATATCCCTCTGCCCCAGCGAGTTCGGGAAGGTCCGCGGGGCGGAGTTCGGTGCAGTAGTTCTCGGGGCGGCCGGCCTGGCCTTAGCTCTTTGCCACCTCGTGGCCCTCACCATCTTGACAATAGCAGCCCTGGCCCTGGTTCTGAGACACGTGGTATCAACGGAG GCCCTTCCCGCATGTCCCCTAAGGCCCAGCGACCTCTGAGAGGTGCCAAGACTCTGTCTTCACCCAGCAGCAGGCCTTCTGGAGAATCTTCTGTTCCACCTGCTGCTCCTGCAG tGGGCCGGATGTACCCCCCGCGCTCTCCCAAGTCGGCTGCCCCTGCCCCCGTCTCACCTTCCTGCCCTGAGTCTCCCATCGGCTCAGCAGTACCCACCTCTTCAGCTTCCATCCCTGTGACGTCATCAATTGTGGACCCTGGGGTAGGCTCCATTTCCCCAGCTTCTCCAAAGATCTCACTGGCCTCCGCAGATG TAAAAGAACTTGCAGCCAAGGAGCCTGGGAGGACTCTGGAGTCCCAGGAGCTGTCCCGGATATCTGGGAAGG TCCCTGGCCTTCAGAATGAACAGAAACGCTTTCAACTGGAAGAACTGAGAAAGTTTGGGGCGCAGTTTAAG CTTCAGCCCAGCAGCTCTCCTGAGACGAGCCTGGATCCTTTTCCTCCCCGGATCTTAAAGGAGGAGGccaaagggaaggagaaggaagttgATGGCCTGTTGACTTCAGAGGCCATGGGGTCCCCGGTCTCTTCCAAGACAGAGTCCATGTTGGATACGGAGGACAAGCCGCCTCTGCCAGCAGCGGGAGGCACGGAGGGGCCCGAGCAGCCCCCTGCCCCTTGCCCAAGCCAAACCGGCAGCCCCCCGCTGGGCCTCAAGGCCGATGACAAGGACGATGGCCCTGTTGCTGA acaAGTGAAGAAGTCAACGCTGAACCCCAACGCCAAGGAGTTCAACCCCGCGAAGCCTCTGCTGTCTGTG AATAAATCCACCAGCACTCCCACTTCTCCGGGGCCCCGGACACATCCAACCCCCTCCATCCCGGTGCTGACAGCAGGCCAGAGTGGGCTGTACAGCCCCCAGTACATTTCCTACATACCTCAGATCCACATGGGACCAGCTGTGCAG GCACCTCAGATGTATCCGTATCCTGTATCCAACTCAGTGCCTGGGCAGCAGGGCAAGTACCGGGGCGCCAAAG gctccCTGCCCCCCCAGCGCTCGGACCAACACCAGCCAGCCTCTGCCCCTCCAATGATGCAGGCCGCTGCCGCCGCCGGCCCGCCTCTGGTGGCCGCCACACCTTACTCTTCCTACATCCCCTACAACCCTCAGCAGTTCCCGGGCCAGCCCGCCATGATGCAGCCCATGGCCCACTACCCCTCACAG CCGGTGTTCGCCCCCATGCTTCAGAGCAGCCCCCGCATGCTGACGTCAGGGAGCCACCCGCAGGCTATCGTGTCGTCGTCCACCCCTCAGTACCCGTCTGCGGAGCAGCCCACCCCCCAGGCCCTGTACG CCACTGTTCACCAGTCCTATCCACACCATGCCACGCAGCTCCATGCCCACCAGCCGCAGCCGGCCACCACGCCGACTGGGAGCCAGCCACAGTCCCAGCATGCAGCCCCCAGTCCTGTCCAG CACCAGGCGGGGCAGGCCCCACACCTGGGCAGTGGACAGCCTCAGCAGAATCTGTACCACCCAGGGGCCCTGACAGGCACGCCGCCTTCTCTGCCACCGGGACCTTCTGCCCAGTCCCCTCAGAGCAGCTTCCCCCAACCAGCTGCTGTGTATGCCATCCATGCCCACCAGCAGCTGCCCCACGGCTTCACCAACATGGCCCATGTTACCCAG GCCCATGTCCAAACTGGAATCACAGCAGCCCCGCCCCCTCACCCTGGGGCTCCCCACCcgccccaggtgatgctgctgcatCCACCCCAGAGTCATGGGGGGCCCCCCCAAGGCGCGGTGCCCCAGAGTGGGGTGCCTGCACTCTCAGCTTCCACACCCTCACCCTACCCCTACATCGGACACCCCCAAG CTCCCCTTCCACCCCCCGGGGAACTGAAGATTGTCCTGGCCGCGACCTGA
- the ATXN2L gene encoding ataxin-2-like protein isoform X4, whose translation MLKPQPPQQTSQPQQPPPTQQAVARRPPGGTSPPNGGLPAPLASTSAPPGPPAATSPCLGPAAAAGSGLRRGPEGILAPQPPPPQQQHPERPGAAAIGSARGQSTGKGPPQSPVFEGVYNNSRMLHFLTAVVGSTCDVKVKNGTTYEGIFKTLSSKFELAVDAVHRKASEPAGGPRREDIVDTMVFKPSDVMLVHFRNVDFNYATKDKFTDSAIAMNSKVNGEHKEKVLQRWEGGDSNSDDYDLESDMSNGWDPNEMFKFNEENYGVKTTYDSSLSSYTVPLEKDNSEEFRQRELRAAQLAREIESSPQYRLRIAMENDDGRTEEEKHSGVQRQGSGRESPSAVPREGKYIPLPQRVREGPRGGVRCSSSRGGRPGLSSLPPRGPHHLDNSSPGPGSETRGINGGPSRMSPKAQRPLRGAKTLSSPSSRPSGESSVPPAAPAVGRMYPPRSPKSAAPAPVSPSCPESPIGSAVPTSSASIPVTSSIVDPGVGSISPASPKISLASADVKELAAKEPGRTLESQELSRISGKVPGLQNEQKRFQLEELRKFGAQFKLQPSSSPETSLDPFPPRILKEEAKGKEKEVDGLLTSEAMGSPVSSKTESMLDTEDKPPLPAAGGTEGPEQPPAPCPSQTGSPPLGLKADDKDDGPVAEQVKKSTLNPNAKEFNPAKPLLSVNKSTSTPTSPGPRTHPTPSIPVLTAGQSGLYSPQYISYIPQIHMGPAVQAPQMYPYPVSNSVPGQQGKYRGAKGSLPPQRSDQHQPASAPPMMQAAAAAGPPLVAATPYSSYIPYNPQQFPGQPAMMQPMAHYPSQPVFAPMLQSSPRMLTSGSHPQAIVSSSTPQYPSAEQPTPQALYATVHQSYPHHATQLHAHQPQPATTPTGSQPQSQHAAPSPVQHQAGQAPHLGSGQPQQNLYHPGALTGTPPSLPPGPSAQSPQSSFPQPAAVYAIHAHQQLPHGFTNMAHVTQAHVQTGITAAPPPHPGAPHPPQVMLLHPPQSHGGPPQGAVPQSGVPALSASTPSPYPYIGHPQGEQPGQAPGFPGGADDRIPPLPPPGELKIVLAAT comes from the exons ATGTTGAAGCCTCAGCCGCCACAACAGACCTCCCAGCCCCAGCAGCCGCCCCCCACGCAACAGGCCGTGGCCCGCCGGCCTCCTGGGGGCACCAGCCCTCCCAACGGCGGCCTCCCGGCGCCCCTAGCCTCCACCTCGGCTCCCCCAGGGCCTCCCGCGGCCACTTccccctgcctggggcctgcagccGCTGCCGGGAGCGGGCTCCGCCGGGGACCCGAGGGCATCTTGGCGCCTCAGCCCCCGCCACCGCAGCAGCAACATCCGGAGAGGCCAGGGGCAGCGGCCATCGGCAGCGCCAG GGGACAAAGCACAGGAAAGGGACCTCCACAGTCACCG GTGTTTGAGGGTGTCTACAACAATTCCAGAATGCTGCACTTCCTTACAGCTGTGGTG GGCTCCACTTGTGATGTAAAGGTGAAGAATGGTACCACCTATGAAGGTATCTTCAAGACTCTGAGCTCAAAG TTTGAACTAGCCGTGGATGCTGTGCACCGGAAAGCGTCTGAGCCAGCAGGTGGCCCTCGTCGGGAAGACATTGTGGACACCATGGTCTTTAAGCCGAGTGATGTCATGCTCGTCCACTTCCGAAATGTGGACTTCAATTACGCCACGAAAG ATAAGTTCACCGATTCGGCCATCGCCATGAACTCAAAGGTGAACGGGGAGCATAAAGAGAAGGTGCTTCAGCGCTGGGAGGGCGGCGACAGCAACAGCGACGACTACGACCTGGAGTCTGACATG TCCAATGGATGGGATCCCAATGAAATGTTCAAGTTCAACGAGGAGAATTACGGTGTGAAGACCACTTATGACAGCAGTCTCTCTTCTTACAC GGTGCCCTTAGAGAAGGACAACTCCGAGGAGTTTCGTCAGCGGGAGCTGCGTGCAGCCCAATTGGCTCGGGAGATTGAGTCGAGCCCCCAGTACCGCCTGCGGATCGCCATGGAGAACGATGATGGGCGCACTGAGGAAGAGAAGCACAGTGGGGTCCAGCGGCAGGGCTCGGGCCGGGAGAGTCCCAGCGCGGTGCCCAG GGAGGGAAAGTATATCCCTCTGCCCCAGCGAGTTCGGGAAGGTCCGCGGGGCGGAGTTCGGTGCAGTAGTTCTCGGGGCGGCCGGCCTGGCCTTAGCTCTTTGCCACCTCGTGGCCCTCACCATCTTGACAATAGCAGCCCTGGCCCTGGTTCTGAGACACGTGGTATCAACGGAG GCCCTTCCCGCATGTCCCCTAAGGCCCAGCGACCTCTGAGAGGTGCCAAGACTCTGTCTTCACCCAGCAGCAGGCCTTCTGGAGAATCTTCTGTTCCACCTGCTGCTCCTGCAG tGGGCCGGATGTACCCCCCGCGCTCTCCCAAGTCGGCTGCCCCTGCCCCCGTCTCACCTTCCTGCCCTGAGTCTCCCATCGGCTCAGCAGTACCCACCTCTTCAGCTTCCATCCCTGTGACGTCATCAATTGTGGACCCTGGGGTAGGCTCCATTTCCCCAGCTTCTCCAAAGATCTCACTGGCCTCCGCAGATG TAAAAGAACTTGCAGCCAAGGAGCCTGGGAGGACTCTGGAGTCCCAGGAGCTGTCCCGGATATCTGGGAAGG TCCCTGGCCTTCAGAATGAACAGAAACGCTTTCAACTGGAAGAACTGAGAAAGTTTGGGGCGCAGTTTAAG CTTCAGCCCAGCAGCTCTCCTGAGACGAGCCTGGATCCTTTTCCTCCCCGGATCTTAAAGGAGGAGGccaaagggaaggagaaggaagttgATGGCCTGTTGACTTCAGAGGCCATGGGGTCCCCGGTCTCTTCCAAGACAGAGTCCATGTTGGATACGGAGGACAAGCCGCCTCTGCCAGCAGCGGGAGGCACGGAGGGGCCCGAGCAGCCCCCTGCCCCTTGCCCAAGCCAAACCGGCAGCCCCCCGCTGGGCCTCAAGGCCGATGACAAGGACGATGGCCCTGTTGCTGA acaAGTGAAGAAGTCAACGCTGAACCCCAACGCCAAGGAGTTCAACCCCGCGAAGCCTCTGCTGTCTGTG AATAAATCCACCAGCACTCCCACTTCTCCGGGGCCCCGGACACATCCAACCCCCTCCATCCCGGTGCTGACAGCAGGCCAGAGTGGGCTGTACAGCCCCCAGTACATTTCCTACATACCTCAGATCCACATGGGACCAGCTGTGCAG GCACCTCAGATGTATCCGTATCCTGTATCCAACTCAGTGCCTGGGCAGCAGGGCAAGTACCGGGGCGCCAAAG gctccCTGCCCCCCCAGCGCTCGGACCAACACCAGCCAGCCTCTGCCCCTCCAATGATGCAGGCCGCTGCCGCCGCCGGCCCGCCTCTGGTGGCCGCCACACCTTACTCTTCCTACATCCCCTACAACCCTCAGCAGTTCCCGGGCCAGCCCGCCATGATGCAGCCCATGGCCCACTACCCCTCACAG CCGGTGTTCGCCCCCATGCTTCAGAGCAGCCCCCGCATGCTGACGTCAGGGAGCCACCCGCAGGCTATCGTGTCGTCGTCCACCCCTCAGTACCCGTCTGCGGAGCAGCCCACCCCCCAGGCCCTGTACG CCACTGTTCACCAGTCCTATCCACACCATGCCACGCAGCTCCATGCCCACCAGCCGCAGCCGGCCACCACGCCGACTGGGAGCCAGCCACAGTCCCAGCATGCAGCCCCCAGTCCTGTCCAG CACCAGGCGGGGCAGGCCCCACACCTGGGCAGTGGACAGCCTCAGCAGAATCTGTACCACCCAGGGGCCCTGACAGGCACGCCGCCTTCTCTGCCACCGGGACCTTCTGCCCAGTCCCCTCAGAGCAGCTTCCCCCAACCAGCTGCTGTGTATGCCATCCATGCCCACCAGCAGCTGCCCCACGGCTTCACCAACATGGCCCATGTTACCCAG GCCCATGTCCAAACTGGAATCACAGCAGCCCCGCCCCCTCACCCTGGGGCTCCCCACCcgccccaggtgatgctgctgcatCCACCCCAGAGTCATGGGGGGCCCCCCCAAGGCGCGGTGCCCCAGAGTGGGGTGCCTGCACTCTCAGCTTCCACACCCTCACCCTACCCCTACATCGGACACCCCCAAGGTGAGCAGCCTGGCCAGGCGCCTGGATTTCCAGGAGGAGCCGATGACAGGATTC CTCCCCTTCCACCCCCCGGGGAACTGAAGATTGTCCTGGCCGCGACCTGA